CGTCTGCACGTTCGTCGCGGTGAGGGGCTGAGATGCTCGATCCCCTCGTCCTCGTCTTCGGCGGGCTCGGCCTCCTCGTCGCGAGCCTCGTCATCGTCGCGATCAACCGCGAAGGCGCCATCCCGCCGAGCCCCTATGACGTGCCCGAGCCGAAGCTCGGGCTCGAGGCCGCGATCTGGAGCATCCGCCATGCGGACGTCCAGTACTGGGACGGCGTCGCGGTGGGCGAGCGCATGCGCGCGCCCAACCTCGAGGAGCTCGCGAGGGCGCTCGACAGGCTCGACCTCGGGACCTTCGAGGTGAAGAGCGCGAAGAAGCGGCACGAGTTCACGGTCCGCAACGGACCCTTCTCGAAGGCGCCCGCCGTCGACGAGCCCCTCTGCTACCTCACGCGCGGCATCCTCGCGGGAAGCTGCGGAGCCACGCTCGACCGCGAGGTCGACGTCGTGGAGGAGGCGTGCGCGGGCACGGGGTCCCCCGAATGCGTCTTTTCCGTGGAGGTGAAGGAACGTGAAGAGCCCAGGTTCACGCAAGTCTGAGAAGGGCGCCGTCGCGCGGGCCGGCCGGATGATCGTCGGGTTCACGCTCGGCGCCGCGGTGGGCCTCGTCATCCACGTCGTGACGCTCCTCGCGCAGGCGCCCGTCATGGACCCCGGCGCGGACTGGATCTTCGAGAACACGATCGGCGCGCCCGGCGCGTACATCCTCATGATCCTCCTCGGCGCCTTCGGCGCTCGCGTGGGGTCCGGGGAGTGGACCGTCGTCGGGACGATGCTCTACATGAGCCTCATCATCATCGTCGTCGGGTTCATCCTCTACTCCGCGACCGTGATGCTGCCGAAGAACCCGTCCATCCTGAACATCCTGCTCTTCCTCGCCGAGTTCGTGAGCCTGTCGTTCGTCATCATCTACGCGTACTACACCGTCGACCGCGTGTCGCGCAAGAGCTGGCGCCGCCACTACTCGCACGCCGCGCGCACGCCGCGCTCGTATCCGTTCGTGGAGTTCCACGTGCCGATGTACAACGAGCCTCCGCACGTGGTCATGGAGGTGCTCGACCACCTCCTGCGGATGGACTACCCCGTCGACCGCTACGCGATCGTCGTCGCGGACGATTCGACCGAGCAGAAGTCGCGCGAGGAGATCGAGCGCTTCTGCCGCGAGCACCAGGACCGCATCAAGTACATGCACCGCGCCGAGCGCAAGGGCTACAAGGCCGGCGCGCTCAACGCGGCGCTCGAGCGCTCACCGCAGGGCGTCGAGCTCATCGCGGTCGTGGACGCGGACTACAAGGTCCAGCCCGAGTTCCTGAAGGAGGTCGTCGGCTACTTCGAGGAGAACCCGAAGCTCGGCTTCCTCCAGTCGCCGCAGGACTTCCACAACCGCGACCACTCCCCGTTCACGCGCCAGATCTACTGGGCGAACCGCTTCTTCTACGACGCGATCATGCCCGCGCGCAACGAGGCGAACAGCATCATCTTCTGCGGCACGATGGGCGTCATGCGGAAGAAGGCGCTCGTCGACGCGGGCGGCTGGGGCGAGGACGTGCTCTGCGAGGACGCCGAGACGTCGCTCCGCATGAGCGACCTCGGGTGGGAGTCCCTCTACGTGCCCAAGGTGTACGGCCGCGGCCTCATCCCCGAGACGTATTCGGGCTACAAGTCGCAGCAGTACCGATGGGCCTTCGGCGGCGGTCAGATCCTGAGGAAGCACGGCCACAAGATCTGGCGGAGCAAGCTCACGCCGAGGCAGCGCTTCGACCTCCTCGCGGGCGGCCTCCACTACTTCTCGGGCGTCATCATCTTCGTGATCGCGAGCATCCTGCTCCTCATGGGCCTCGGCGAGATCTTCGGCTTCCCGATGGTGAACTACCATCGCGGCGAGATCGCGCTCATGGGATTCGTGCCGCTCTTCGTCATGCTCGAGGGCATCCTCCGCATGCGGTGGGCGCTCGGCCGCGCCGTCGGCCTGGACATGCGCCAGACGCTCCAGGTCGTCGGGGTGTGGTTCAGCATCATGTTCTTCACCACGTGGGCCGCGCTCAAGGGCATCTCGGGATCGAAGCAAGGCTTCGTCCGTACCCCCAAGCACCGCGCGCGCAAGGTGAGCGCGTTCGAGGCGTGGTCGCGCGCCGTGCGGCTCATGCGCTTCGAGGTCACGATGGCGTGGTGGCTGCTCGTCGCGGGGTTCGGCGTGTTCGTCATCGCGCTCCTGAAGCTGCCCTACCTCATCGAGGACGGCCTGATCTCCACGATCAGCGCCTTCGTGCTGAGCTTCTGGCTCGTGTGGTACGCGTACGTCTTCGGCGCCGGCCCCATCTACGCCGCGCGCGGGAGCCGCGGACCCGAGTGAGGCGATCCAGGGTCCGCGCGTCGGCCGGTCCGCGTCGTCGCGCGATGCAGCGCGAGCCCGGAAGGCGCCTCTCCGGAAACGACGCGCGAAAGCGGCTCGCGGCGGGGCCACGAGGCCGACGTCACGGCGCGCAAGCGGCATCGGCGCTCGGGCATCGCCCGACGTCGACCCCGGTTCAAGGACGACGCCGAAGGCCGCGCGGGCCTCCCGCACGACAGGACCCGGCGACGGTCCGTGACGGAAGCTTTCCGCTGGAACAAGGAAGTGGGGGCACTGGGATTTTCACCCAGCAGGCCGGTCGACCTGCACGGTTTTGAACCCAGACAAGCGGGTCTCTTCTACAACGAGTCGCGCTCCAGTCAGTCGTCATCGGCCCGAGCGTCCCCGGTGCCTCGCGCAGACCCGATTCATGTCATGTTGTTTCGCTGTAACTGGAGCCCGCTGTCATGCCTGGTTAGACCATGCCCCCAAGGAGAGGCCCGGCCGAAGCCGGGCTGGCCTCCGAGCGGAGTCGCGTCGGTGAAGACGCAGACGGCAACGGCCTAGTGGCCGCGGCGCTGCTTCGCGGCTCGGCGGCGGCGGCGCATCTTCTTCTTGCGCCACTTCCACCGCTGATTGCCTTTCTTCTTCCAGACGCGGGAACTCCTCTTCATGACCGGTTCCTCGGAGCGGGCGAACAATCCCGTTCCCCTACATATAAGTTGGCGCGCCTCGCGGAGGATCGCCCGCTGCCCCCGGTCGAGCCGGGGCCCCGCGCGGGAACCCCGAGACGGCCGAGTCGCGGAACCGGGCGTCGGGAACCGGGCGTCGGGAACCGGGACCGGGATCCGGGACCGGGCGTCGGGACCGGGCTCCGGGTGCCGGGACCGGGCCCGGGAGCCGGGCGCCGGGCGTCGGGACCGGGTGTCGGGCTCCGGGATTCGGGACCGGGCCCGGGTGCCGGGTGTCGGGTCTCGGGACCGGGCATCGGGCCCGGGCCCGGGCGTCGGGTCCGGGTCCGGGCGTCGGGTCCGGGACCGGGCGTCGGGTCCGGGACCGGGACCGGACGCGGATGCCTCCCGCGCGCAGGGAAGAGATCGCGCGCGCGGAGCGAGCGCCTGTCACTCCGTTTTGACAAGAAAGCGGGGACGGGCGCGCCAGCGCCCCGAAGAGGGCGGCGCAGGCCCCCCGAGGCCGAGCGGAGCGAGGCCGGAAAGGGCGGGGAAGCGCAGGACGAAGTCCTACGCCGAGGGTCCCGCGCCGGCTGTATATATATAGCTCCGAATATTTATCCGCGCCATGCGTCGCGAAACCACCCTCACGCTCGACGAGCGCGATGAGGAGATGGCGGATCTGTTCGCGACCCTCGGGATGCCGCGCAACCTCGCGAAAACGCTCGTCTTCCTCGCGCAGGTGCGCGAAGCCGTCTCGACCGAGATCGAGCACGGCGCGGGGCTTCGGCAGCCCGAGGTCTCGGTCGCGATGCAGGCGCTCCGCGACCACGCGTGGGTCGAGAAGCGCGACCTGAAGAAGGAAGGCAAGGGGCGCCCCGTCCACTGCTACCGTCTGCTCGTCAAGCTCGAGGACGTCGTGGCCGACATCGAGCGGACGAAGCGCGCCGAGGCGGAGCGCACGTTCAACGCGATCGCGCGCCTCCGCACGCTTGCGGCCGAGACCGGCCGCGCCGCCACGCCCCCGTGATCACGGGCGCGAGAGGATCCGCGTCGAGCCGTCGGCTTCCGCGACGACAACCTTCCACGTGCGACCGACGAAGAGGCCGTTGTCCACGACGCCCGGGATCGTGTTGACCTCGCGCTCGAGGGCCGCCGCGTCCTCGATGCCTTCCGCGAAGCGCACGTCGAAGACGAGGTTTCCGTTGTCCGTGACGAACGGCTTGCCGTCGCGCCGACGCAGCTCGACCTTCCACCCGCGCGCCTCGAGCGCGCGCTTGACCGCGGCCTGGCCGAACGGCAGGACCTCGACGGGGAGCGGCGCCTTCGTGCCGAGCTTTGGGACGATCTTCGTGGCGTCGACGATGATGATCTGCCGCGCCGTGACGCTCGCGACGATCTTCTCGCGCAGGAGCGCGCCGCCGAGGCCCTTGATGAGGTCGAGCTTCGGGTCCACCTCGTCCGCGCCGTCGATCGTGAGATCCACGCGGTCGACGTCGTCGAGCGTCGCAAGCGGGAGGCCGACCTCGCGCGCGAGGCGCTCCGTCGCGAGGCTCGTGGGAACGCCCGTGATGCGGAGGCCATCGTTCTTCGCCCGCTCGCCGAGGCGCTTCACCGCGTGCGCGGCCGTCGAGCCCGTGCCGAGGCCGACGACCATGCCGCTCTCGACGAACTCGCACGCCTTCCACGCCGCCCTGCGCTTCGCCGCGTCCTGGTCCATGGGGCCCTCAACGGGACGTCGATGAAAAAGGCGTCGGCCGCCCTCGCCGGGCGCCCCCCAGACTTTATTTAGAGGATCCCGCATCCCAACGCGGGTCACCGATGCTTCGCGAATGCCATTCCCACGGGTATTTCCGCGGGACCTCCTGCCCGACGTGCGGCCAGGAGGGACGATTCATGATGAACGAGCACGAGCTCAATCGCGTGGGTCGCATCATGGCGGGCGTCCTGCGCCACTTCCCCGAGAAGTTCGGCGTCCAGATGGACGAGCACGGCTGGGTCCGCATGGGCGAGTTCGTCGACCAGATGCGCGGCCAGAAGGAGCGCCTGCACTGGATCAAGCCCTATCACCTCGTCGCGATCGCGGCGACGGACCCGAAGGGCCGCTACCAGGTCGAGGGCGACCGCATCCGCGCGACGTACGGTCACAGCATGAAGCTGGACCTCGACCTTCCGACGGACGACATTCCCGCGAAGCTCTACTATCCCGTGACCGAGGAGGAGGTCGACATCATCCTCGAGCGCGGCCTCACGCCCACGGACCGCCAGAAGGTCCACCTCTCGAAGACGTACGAGAACGCGCTCTCCGCGGGCCTGCGCCGCGCCGAGAACCCGATCATCCTCGTCGTCGACGCGATCCGCGCGATCGCGGACGGCATGCTCATCCAGCAGGCCGGGAAGACCGTGTACGTCACGGACTCCGTCCCCGCCGAGTACCTGAGCCGCGACTGAGGTTCAAGGCGCGTCGTCAGAGCGTTTATAACGGGCCCTCGCGTACTTCGGGACCGTCATGAAGCCGGTGCTCGCGAAGACGCCCGCGCTCAAGCGCACGCTCCTCTTCGTCCCGACGGCCGTCGGCGCCGCCCTCCTCGTCTTCCTCGTCCTCGGGATGACGACGCACCTCTTCGACATCTCGCTCCTCGTCGCGGTGCCCGCGGGCCTCGCGACCGCGTGGATCCTGCTCGGGCCGCCCGAAGTCCGGTTGAAGGACGGTCGGCCCCTCGTGCCGAGCGCGGTGAAACCGTACCTCTTCTTCCCCATCGCGGCGATCCTCTTCGTCGCGTTCTACCCGTTCGTCGGCCTCTTCCTGACGCAGGTCGCGCCGATCCAGTTCCTCGCCTGGGCGACGATCGGCGTGTCGCTCGCCGCGGGCGCCGCGATCGCGTATCTCCTCGTCGGGTTCCCGAAGTTCTGGGTCGGCGCGGCGACCGCGTGGCGCCGCATCCCGACCGAGACGAAACCGTACCTCTCGTTCCCCGCGGGCCTCGCGCTTGCGGCCCTGTTCTACTTCCTCATCGGCCTCGGCCTCACGGGCGTCGACCCCGTGCTCGCGCCGCTCGTTGCGGCGCCCGTCGGCCTCCTGGCGGCCTTCGCGATCGCGTTTTTCGTCTTCGGCGTGCCGCGGCCGCGGCGCCTGCCGAAGATGCCCGACGTGCCGGGCCGCCCGCGCCCGCTCCTCCTCGCGGCGACGTTCGCGGTCCTCCTCGCCCCGATGGCGTGGCTCGTGGGCGGCGCGCTCTCGCTCGTGCCGGGCCTCCCGACGTCGTTCGAGCTGCCGATCGCGCTCCTTGCGGGCGCCGCGCTCGCGTCGGCCTTCGCGCTCCTCCTCTGGGGCGGCCCCTCGCGGTGGCGCCGCTATCCCGACTACGTGCCGGGGGTGTCGCGCGAAGTCCGCCACGCGGCGGCGGGTCCCGCGGGCCTCGTCGCGAGCGCCCTCGTGATGGCCGCCTGGACGCTCTCCGGCCTCGACCTCGTCTGGGGCCTCGTCCTCGCCCTCCCCGCCGGGGCCCTTGCGGCCTTCGCGGTCGCGGGCACCTCGGGCGTCGCGCGGCGCGCGGCCGACGTGCCGGACCGCGTGAAGCCCCTCGTCCTGTTCCCCGCCTGGCTCGCCCTCGCGGGCCTCATCGCGCTCGCGCTCACCGCGGCGTTCCCGGGCAACGTCATGTGGAACCTCGCGGCGGGCCTGCTCGTCGGCCTCGCCGTGACCCTCGTCGCGCTCGAATCGAGCTTCCTCAAGTCGTCGCTCGCGGAGCGTCGCGCCGAGCGCGAAGCCCGGGCCCGCCTCGCGGCCCGCCGCAAGGCCGCGCTCGCGGAGGCCGCCGAGACGCCGATCCCCGAAGCGCGAGGCCCGTGACGTGAAAGTCGCCTCGATCGTGCTCGCCGCGGGCGCGAGCCGGCGCATGGGATCGCCGAAGGCGCTCCTCGACTTCGGCGGCGAACGCGCCCTCGCGCGCGTCGTCCGGATCGCCCGCGCGACGGGCGCCGACCCCGTCGTCGTGGTGCTCGCGACGGACACGCTCCCCATCGTCTCGGCGGCGCTGCCCGACCTCCCCGCGACCCTCGTCGAGAACCCGGCGACCGGCGCGGGCCGCACCGGAAGCCTCCTTCGCGGCCTCGCCGTGGCGCCCGCGGGACCCGTCTTCGTGCACCCTGTCGACCACCCCCTCGTGCGCGCCTCGACGCTCGACGCGCTTGTCGTCGGGCTCGGGACGCATGAGGTCGCGCGACCCGTCCACGCGGGCGCGCGCGGCCATCCGATCCTTCTTTCCGCCTCGGCCGCCAACGCCGCCCGTCGGCTCCACCCGGCAACGCCGCTCAAGGAGCTCGTCGGCGCCCTCGACGCCGTGGACGTGGAGGTGGACGACCCGGGCGTCCTGGAGAACATCGACACGCCCGAGGCCTACGCGAAGGCGCTCGAGCGGTGGAACGGGGAACGTTTTTGAAGCGCGCGACGGTTGCCCCGGGATAAGGGATCGGACTTGGACCCGCGCATGATCCGCGAAGCGGCCGCCCTCGTCGACCGAGGCGTCGCCTTCGCGGTCGCGACCGTCGTCTCCGCGAAAGGGTCCGTCCCGGGCAAGGTCGGCGCGACGATGCTCGTCCTCGCGGACGGCTCGACTCGCGGCACGGTCGGGGGCGCAGGCCTCGAGGAGCGCGTCCGCAAGCTCGCGCTCGACGCCCTCTCGACGGGGGCGGGCGGCGTCCATGCGTTCGACCTCGCGAACTGGAAGCCGACGGGCCTCGACTCGGTCTGCGGCGGGACGGTCGAGATCGCGATCTCCGTCTCCGCCGCGCCGCCGCA
This is a stretch of genomic DNA from Candidatus Thermoplasmatota archaeon. It encodes these proteins:
- a CDS encoding ArsR family transcriptional regulator; translation: MRRETTLTLDERDEEMADLFATLGMPRNLAKTLVFLAQVREAVSTEIEHGAGLRQPEVSVAMQALRDHAWVEKRDLKKEGKGRPVHCYRLLVKLEDVVADIERTKRAEAERTFNAIARLRTLAAETGRAATPP
- a CDS encoding V4R domain-containing protein is translated as MLDPLVLVFGGLGLLVASLVIVAINREGAIPPSPYDVPEPKLGLEAAIWSIRHADVQYWDGVAVGERMRAPNLEELARALDRLDLGTFEVKSAKKRHEFTVRNGPFSKAPAVDEPLCYLTRGILAGSCGATLDREVDVVEEACAGTGSPECVFSVEVKEREEPRFTQV
- the rpiA gene encoding ribose-5-phosphate isomerase RpiA; this translates as MDQDAAKRRAAWKACEFVESGMVVGLGTGSTAAHAVKRLGERAKNDGLRITGVPTSLATERLAREVGLPLATLDDVDRVDLTIDGADEVDPKLDLIKGLGGALLREKIVASVTARQIIIVDATKIVPKLGTKAPLPVEVLPFGQAAVKRALEARGWKVELRRRDGKPFVTDNGNLVFDVRFAEGIEDAAALEREVNTIPGVVDNGLFVGRTWKVVVAEADGSTRILSRP
- a CDS encoding RNA 2'-phosphotransferase; amino-acid sequence: MMNEHELNRVGRIMAGVLRHFPEKFGVQMDEHGWVRMGEFVDQMRGQKERLHWIKPYHLVAIAATDPKGRYQVEGDRIRATYGHSMKLDLDLPTDDIPAKLYYPVTEEEVDIILERGLTPTDRQKVHLSKTYENALSAGLRRAENPIILVVDAIRAIADGMLIQQAGKTVYVTDSVPAEYLSRD
- a CDS encoding glycosyltransferase, with amino-acid sequence MKSPGSRKSEKGAVARAGRMIVGFTLGAAVGLVIHVVTLLAQAPVMDPGADWIFENTIGAPGAYILMILLGAFGARVGSGEWTVVGTMLYMSLIIIVVGFILYSATVMLPKNPSILNILLFLAEFVSLSFVIIYAYYTVDRVSRKSWRRHYSHAARTPRSYPFVEFHVPMYNEPPHVVMEVLDHLLRMDYPVDRYAIVVADDSTEQKSREEIERFCREHQDRIKYMHRAERKGYKAGALNAALERSPQGVELIAVVDADYKVQPEFLKEVVGYFEENPKLGFLQSPQDFHNRDHSPFTRQIYWANRFFYDAIMPARNEANSIIFCGTMGVMRKKALVDAGGWGEDVLCEDAETSLRMSDLGWESLYVPKVYGRGLIPETYSGYKSQQYRWAFGGGQILRKHGHKIWRSKLTPRQRFDLLAGGLHYFSGVIIFVIASILLLMGLGEIFGFPMVNYHRGEIALMGFVPLFVMLEGILRMRWALGRAVGLDMRQTLQVVGVWFSIMFFTTWAALKGISGSKQGFVRTPKHRARKVSAFEAWSRAVRLMRFEVTMAWWLLVAGFGVFVIALLKLPYLIEDGLISTISAFVLSFWLVWYAYVFGAGPIYAARGSRGPE
- a CDS encoding NTP transferase domain-containing protein, whose product is MKVASIVLAAGASRRMGSPKALLDFGGERALARVVRIARATGADPVVVVLATDTLPIVSAALPDLPATLVENPATGAGRTGSLLRGLAVAPAGPVFVHPVDHPLVRASTLDALVVGLGTHEVARPVHAGARGHPILLSASAANAARRLHPATPLKELVGALDAVDVEVDDPGVLENIDTPEAYAKALERWNGERF